In Gemmobacter sp., a single genomic region encodes these proteins:
- a CDS encoding siderophore-interacting protein: MTADPTPSGHFSGALPDGFVPHLTHHVAEIGRTLRSDGDWLEVGFGAATVRLLAAPDRLDMRFLNAGRVELYQLRELALYLLDHLWPEAAAGIAWQGFDALADVPPNFHTARLVARDRIGANFLRVTLASDGVAALASGAMHFSLLLPPEGRAPVWPWLDDRGRTKWPEGADALHRAAYTFVTLDPAGGQFTFDIYLHDGSRTSDWALTAPVGALVGLTGPGGGGFPPGDDLLLAGDETALPAIRRIIESSDPSRRITALVETGDPGDRLIADVPDHVALRWLDRRAGETLDKVLPALSVAGPGTSRFVWVAAEKEVIRTARSHFRATAALTPAEGYFSWYWERPA, from the coding sequence ATGACTGCTGATCCCACCCCCTCGGGCCATTTTTCGGGCGCGCTGCCCGACGGGTTCGTGCCGCACCTGACCCATCATGTCGCGGAAATCGGCCGCACCCTGCGCTCCGATGGCGACTGGCTGGAGGTGGGGTTCGGCGCCGCCACCGTGCGCCTGCTTGCGGCGCCCGACAGGCTGGACATGCGGTTCCTGAATGCCGGCCGGGTGGAGCTGTATCAGCTGCGCGAACTGGCGCTGTATCTGCTGGACCATCTGTGGCCCGAGGCGGCGGCGGGCATCGCCTGGCAGGGGTTCGATGCGCTGGCCGATGTGCCGCCGAATTTCCACACCGCCCGTCTGGTGGCGCGCGACCGGATCGGCGCGAATTTCCTGCGGGTGACGCTGGCATCGGATGGCGTGGCGGCGCTGGCATCCGGCGCGATGCACTTTTCCCTGCTGCTGCCCCCCGAAGGGCGCGCGCCCGTCTGGCCCTGGCTGGATGACCGGGGCCGCACCAAATGGCCCGAGGGCGCCGATGCGCTGCACCGCGCCGCCTATACCTTTGTCACGCTGGATCCTGCCGGGGGGCAGTTCACCTTTGACATCTACCTGCACGATGGCAGCCGCACCAGCGACTGGGCGCTGACCGCCCCCGTCGGTGCGCTGGTCGGGCTGACCGGCCCGGGCGGCGGCGGCTTTCCCCCCGGCGACGATCTGCTGCTGGCGGGCGATGAAACCGCGCTGCCGGCGATCCGGCGGATCATCGAAAGCTCCGACCCCTCGCGGCGCATCACCGCGCTGGTGGAAACCGGCGATCCGGGCGACCGGCTGATTGCCGACGTGCCGGATCATGTGGCGCTGCGCTGGCTGGACCGCCGCGCAGGCGAAACGCTGGACAAGGTGCTGCCCGCGCTGTCGGTGGCGGGGCCGGGCACCAGCCGGTTCGTCTGGGTGGCGGCGGAAAAGGAGGTGATCCGCACCGCCCGCAGCCATTTCCGCGCCACCGCCGCGCTGACCCCGGCCGAGGGGTATTTTTCCTGGTATTGGGAACGCCCGGCTTGA
- a CDS encoding type II toxin-antitoxin system Phd/YefM family antitoxin produces MWTLQDAKNRFSALVDAALAGRPQEVTRRGRPAVVVLSAEEYHRLVADAASHRESFADHLLDFPGGDPGRLMARPRDVAF; encoded by the coding sequence ATGTGGACCCTGCAAGATGCCAAGAACCGCTTTTCCGCGCTGGTCGATGCCGCGCTGGCCGGCCGCCCGCAGGAAGTGACGCGGCGGGGCCGGCCGGCCGTGGTCGTCCTGTCGGCCGAGGAATACCACCGGCTGGTGGCCGATGCCGCCAGCCACCGCGAAAGTTTCGCCGACCATCTGCTGGACTTTCCCGGCGGCGATCCGGGCCGGCTGATGGCCCGGCCGCGTGACGTGGCGTTCTGA
- a CDS encoding type II toxin-antitoxin system VapC family toxin encodes MYLLDTNVISAVRRPDRAPQVAAWLRAQPESSLFLSVITLGEIERGIRAQERGNPAFAADLRAWVDRTVRLFSDRILPFGPEDARIWGRLSQDIGHGGADLMIAATALAHGATVVTGNTADFLPTGVRLEDPFQG; translated from the coding sequence ATGTATCTGCTGGATACCAACGTCATTTCCGCCGTGCGCCGCCCCGACCGCGCGCCGCAGGTGGCGGCCTGGCTGCGGGCGCAGCCGGAATCGTCGCTGTTCCTCAGCGTGATCACGCTGGGAGAGATCGAGCGTGGCATCCGCGCGCAGGAACGCGGCAACCCCGCCTTTGCCGCCGATCTGCGCGCTTGGGTGGACCGCACCGTGCGGCTGTTTTCCGACCGCATCCTGCCCTTTGGCCCCGAGGATGCGCGTATCTGGGGCCGGCTGTCGCAGGACATCGGCCATGGCGGGGCGGATCTGATGATCGCCGCCACCGCGCTGGCCCATGGCGCCACGGTGGTGACAGGGAACACGGCGGATTTCCTGCCCACCGGCGTGCGGCTGGAGGATCCGTTTCAGGGTTGA